Proteins from one Nymphalis io chromosome 23, ilAglIoxx1.1, whole genome shotgun sequence genomic window:
- the LOC126777644 gene encoding uncharacterized protein LOC126777644 isoform X1 — MADYYIICGLFVLMQIVYGTPYIKGLYCQDPDTKKLYPVNSTWRSETFCGNYTCKLRKKNLTETEYVPITINITSQQLKDEYTISNNDDMSVSPSDNSIIIKKIDPEKTPVFHRNLDNKMNELKEELKNNKSEVTDRYLTEAEIQKITDILHTIKKSDLEAIVEIYNVAQEIHKELDIVVTERMDKDTVNSKTDEIKKQIPSQTRKDSISYWYEPLHHNNGKHKPVELKTEGTNIVQTAYPYLYPDSYVKRPLQESEFQKLPYYYPTSSFHRTLSYLHNPYKSKQNSRQESLPCNKDNIGENSLVPVWYNPFVNNNLELYKKSSAIQPMMLPYPFSYVHHNFTNPASYYYSNYPWAQLNSYNRNKQYLQPYYGPYAAQEPRTAIIANPDELQGKYDEQVEVRTDDTKTKNKELPEWQTEPLSEKILDEVKANMLEKSKILKPLSLRKTLKLEKVGKVIKLDDLTRSKRDVYDVSDNEVRDKTSGGETYETYIEKTMCESSLEPGYFSVGNETEPYPACCPRRINS; from the exons ATGGCggattattacattatatgtgGTTTGTTTGTGTTGATGCAAATTGTTTATGGAACACCATATATAAAGG GGTTATACTGCCAGGATCCGGATACGAAAAAACTTTACCCGGTTAACTCGACTTGGCGATCAGAGACATTTTGTGGTAATTATACTTGTAAGCTTAGAAAGAAGAATTTAACTGAAACCGAATATGTACCCAtaacaataaacataacatCTCAACAATTGAAAGATGAATACACTATTTCGAACAACGACGATATGTCTGTAAGTCCGAGTGATAATTCTATCATCATCAAAAAGATAGACCCGGAAAAAACACCAGTATTTCATAGGAATTtagataataaaatgaatgaattaaaagaagagttaaaaaataacaagtcTGAAGTCACAGATAGATATTTAACTGAAGCAGAAATTCAAAAGATTACTGATATACTTCATACGATCAAAAAAAGCGATTTAGAAGCTATAGTTGAAATATACAATGTAGCGCAAGAAATTCACAAAGAATTAGATATAGTAGTAACCGAAAGAATGGACAAAGATACTGTGAACAGCAAGACTGATGAGATTAAAAAGCAAATACCATCTCAAACCCGAAAAGATTCAATATCGTATTGGTATGAGCCGCTACATCACAATAACGGTAAACATAAACCAGTTGAATTAAAAACAGAAGGAACCAATATTGTACAAACAGCTTACCCTTATTTATACCCTGACTCATACGTCAAGAGACCGCTACAAGAGAGTGAGTTCCAAAAATTACCGTATTACTATCCAACATCAAGCTTTCATAGAACGTTATCGTATTTACATAATCCATATAAATCAAAACAGAACAGTCGTCAAGAATCGTTACCGTGTAATAAAGATAACATAGGTGAAAATTCACTCGTTCCAGTTTGGTATAATCCTTTCGTTAATAACAACCTAGAGTTATATAAGAAATCATCTGCGATACAACCTATGATGCTTCCTTATCCATTCTCTTATGTACATCATAATTTCACCAATCCAGCTAGTTATTACTACAGCAATTACCCTTGGGCTCAATTAAATTCttacaatagaaataaacaatatctgCAACCTTACTATGGACCATATGCAGCTCAAGAGCCGCGTACCGCTATAATTGCAAATCCAGATGAATTACAAGGCAAATACGATGAGCAAGTTGAAGTAAGAACAGACGACACTAAAACTAAGAACAAAGAATTACCAGAATGGCAAACTGAACCGCTATCTGAAAAAATACTGGATGAAGTTAAAGCGAATATGTTagaaaaatcaaaaatcttgAAACCGTTGTCTTTGagaaaaacattgaaattggaAAAAGTCggtaaagttattaaattagacGATTTGACACGAAGTAAACGAGATGTTTATGACGTCAGTGATAATGAAGTTCGTGACAAAACATCAGGGGGCGAAACGTACGAAACTTATATCGAAAAAAcaat gtgcGAGTCGAGCCTGGAGCCCGGTTACTTCAGTGTGGGCAACGAAACAGAGCCGTATCCCGCGTGCTGCCCACGAAGGATAAACAGTTGA
- the LOC126777644 gene encoding uncharacterized protein LOC126777644 isoform X2, with product MPRWSSVYIRRLQIEWLYCQDPDTKKLYPVNSTWRSETFCGNYTCKLRKKNLTETEYVPITINITSQQLKDEYTISNNDDMSVSPSDNSIIIKKIDPEKTPVFHRNLDNKMNELKEELKNNKSEVTDRYLTEAEIQKITDILHTIKKSDLEAIVEIYNVAQEIHKELDIVVTERMDKDTVNSKTDEIKKQIPSQTRKDSISYWYEPLHHNNGKHKPVELKTEGTNIVQTAYPYLYPDSYVKRPLQESEFQKLPYYYPTSSFHRTLSYLHNPYKSKQNSRQESLPCNKDNIGENSLVPVWYNPFVNNNLELYKKSSAIQPMMLPYPFSYVHHNFTNPASYYYSNYPWAQLNSYNRNKQYLQPYYGPYAAQEPRTAIIANPDELQGKYDEQVEVRTDDTKTKNKELPEWQTEPLSEKILDEVKANMLEKSKILKPLSLRKTLKLEKVGKVIKLDDLTRSKRDVYDVSDNEVRDKTSGGETYETYIEKTMCESSLEPGYFSVGNETEPYPACCPRRINS from the exons GGTTATACTGCCAGGATCCGGATACGAAAAAACTTTACCCGGTTAACTCGACTTGGCGATCAGAGACATTTTGTGGTAATTATACTTGTAAGCTTAGAAAGAAGAATTTAACTGAAACCGAATATGTACCCAtaacaataaacataacatCTCAACAATTGAAAGATGAATACACTATTTCGAACAACGACGATATGTCTGTAAGTCCGAGTGATAATTCTATCATCATCAAAAAGATAGACCCGGAAAAAACACCAGTATTTCATAGGAATTtagataataaaatgaatgaattaaaagaagagttaaaaaataacaagtcTGAAGTCACAGATAGATATTTAACTGAAGCAGAAATTCAAAAGATTACTGATATACTTCATACGATCAAAAAAAGCGATTTAGAAGCTATAGTTGAAATATACAATGTAGCGCAAGAAATTCACAAAGAATTAGATATAGTAGTAACCGAAAGAATGGACAAAGATACTGTGAACAGCAAGACTGATGAGATTAAAAAGCAAATACCATCTCAAACCCGAAAAGATTCAATATCGTATTGGTATGAGCCGCTACATCACAATAACGGTAAACATAAACCAGTTGAATTAAAAACAGAAGGAACCAATATTGTACAAACAGCTTACCCTTATTTATACCCTGACTCATACGTCAAGAGACCGCTACAAGAGAGTGAGTTCCAAAAATTACCGTATTACTATCCAACATCAAGCTTTCATAGAACGTTATCGTATTTACATAATCCATATAAATCAAAACAGAACAGTCGTCAAGAATCGTTACCGTGTAATAAAGATAACATAGGTGAAAATTCACTCGTTCCAGTTTGGTATAATCCTTTCGTTAATAACAACCTAGAGTTATATAAGAAATCATCTGCGATACAACCTATGATGCTTCCTTATCCATTCTCTTATGTACATCATAATTTCACCAATCCAGCTAGTTATTACTACAGCAATTACCCTTGGGCTCAATTAAATTCttacaatagaaataaacaatatctgCAACCTTACTATGGACCATATGCAGCTCAAGAGCCGCGTACCGCTATAATTGCAAATCCAGATGAATTACAAGGCAAATACGATGAGCAAGTTGAAGTAAGAACAGACGACACTAAAACTAAGAACAAAGAATTACCAGAATGGCAAACTGAACCGCTATCTGAAAAAATACTGGATGAAGTTAAAGCGAATATGTTagaaaaatcaaaaatcttgAAACCGTTGTCTTTGagaaaaacattgaaattggaAAAAGTCggtaaagttattaaattagacGATTTGACACGAAGTAAACGAGATGTTTATGACGTCAGTGATAATGAAGTTCGTGACAAAACATCAGGGGGCGAAACGTACGAAACTTATATCGAAAAAAcaat gtgcGAGTCGAGCCTGGAGCCCGGTTACTTCAGTGTGGGCAACGAAACAGAGCCGTATCCCGCGTGCTGCCCACGAAGGATAAACAGTTGA